The Enhydrobacter sp. sequence CCGTCACCACACTCCCCGCTCCCCAGGCGCGGTATCCTAACGTGTCCGCGCGGGCGGGAAAATGCCGAGGATCCCTCGCCTTCGGCTCGGGATGACACCGTCTTCCGGTCAGAGAGGTCGTGTCATCCCGAGCGCAGCGAAGGATCCTTGACGGCCAGCGCCGCCTGCAGCGCCTGCGCGAGGTCGCCGGGCTGGAGGGGCTTGGGCAGGATCGGCGTGCCGGCGAGCGCCGGCGGCAGGCGGTCGGCACCGTAGCCGGTCGCGAAGACGAAGGCGCGGCCGTGCCCGGCCAGCAGCTCGGCGATCGGGAAGGTGCGCCGGCCGTCGAGATTGACGTCGAGGATCGCGACGTCGAAGGCGAGCGAGCGCGCCTTCTCCAGCGCCTCGTCGAAGCGCGCCGCCGTGCCCGCCACCGTGCAGCCGAGACCGCCGAGCGCGTCTTCGATCAGCATCGTGACCAGGAACTCGTCCTCCACGATCAG is a genomic window containing:
- a CDS encoding response regulator produces the protein MADAANLTGKQVLIVEDEFLVTMLIEDALGGLGCTVAGTAARFDEALEKARSLAFDVAILDVNLDGRRTFPIAELLAGHGRAFVFATGYGADRLPPALAGTPILPKPLQPGDLAQALQAALAVKDPSLRSG